The genomic stretch GGAGGATGTTCTGTGCGGAGAGCAGAGATGGCAGCCTGGGATGCGCTCATATCTGCAGACTTCCGCCGCCAGTGCAGCTGGCAACTGAGCCCCGAACCAGCCAGCTCGGCCTGTTCCGCTTACAGACAAGGGGAGTGAGGAGGGCTGGCGTGGGTTAGATACTACAGAGGTGAAGGCCTCCTTTCACTGCAATTGGCCCATTTATTCGTTTAGCAAACATTGGACTAGTCAgtcagcctcggtttccccacgtGAAGAAATCAGGTATAACAGCAGTACCGTCCGTGAGGgatcaatgaaatatttatgaaaggAAAGCCTTTAACATCGTCTGGCACGTAGTAACCAATTAATAAGTGTTAGCATTGTTATTGGTTCAAGAAACACTAATGAGACGCTCGGAACTGTGCCCACGGGGGATGTACGGGCTCAAACCCGGGTATTCCCCTGTGCGAAGGAAAACTAGCCGCCTACGACCTGCTGGGGCCAGCGAACCCGAGCACGTGGGCGGGCCCTGAGCCTCTCCCTAGGCTCCGCTCCCCTGGGCCTGCGCGCGGGCGCATTGAGGTGGTGAGGGCTGAGAGAGGAGACCACCCCAAGTGCTCAGAGGGTACTGGGGAATGCTCCCCCTCGTCCGGGCTAGTGTCCCTTTTGTCTGTCCGGTAAATTCCACCCTGTCGCTTTAAGGCTTAAGTCTCTGGCCCCAACGCGGTGGAAAGCCCGAAGCAGCGCTCTGATTGGGCGGGGCATCATGGTGACGTTACTCCGGGTACAAATGGGCCCCGGTGGCGGGCGCCCGGGCAGAGCGTCCTAGGGGTGTTACGGCGTCTGTCTGCGTGAGGAGAGAAAGCGTGAGCAAGCGCGCAGTCCGAAGTGCATCTGCTCAGCAGGGAAGTCCCCACCGTCGAGTCGCCATGGAGGTGCAAAAGGAGGCGCAACGCATTATGACCCTGTCGGTGTGGAAAATGTACCATTCGCGCATGCAGCGCGGAGGGCTGCGGCTGCACCGGAGTCTGCAGCTGTCTCTGGTCATGCGTAGCGCCCGGGAGCTTTACCTCTCGGCCAAGGTGGAAGCCCACGAGCAGCCCGAGGTGCCCTCGCCGGTCGCCCGCTCCCCTGACCCTCGCCTGCACCCACCGCGGGAAGCACCAACCGCCCCGGAAGCAGCGTCCACCGACGGTGAgcagccctgcccagagcccatgGACACTCAGGAGGCGCCGAAAGCCGAGGAGACCCCTGCCCGCTGTGCCCCGAGACCCGCCAAAGTCAGCCGCAAGCGGCGGAGCAGCAGCCTCAGCGACGGCGGGGATGCCGGACTGGTCCCGAGCAAGAAAGCCCGTCTAGAAAAGGAGGACGCGGAGGAAGGGGAGTCTGCGGAGGTCCCCGATCGCCTGCAGGCCCCTCCCGCGCAAGCGGAAGGTGCCTTCCCCAATCTGGCGCGGGTCCTCCAGAGGCGCTTCTCTGGCCTCCTGAACTGCAGCCCCTCCGCGCCCCCGACAGCGCCTCCGCCGCCGGCTTGCGAGGCGAAGCCGGCCTGCCGCTCGGCGGATAGCATGCTGAACGTGCTCGTCCGGGCCGTGGTGGCTTTCTGAGGGCCCCCGAGCGCCGCTGCCGGAGTCCAGAGCGCGGGCCGAGCCGACGGCCCGAGTACACACACCCGAAGCCAGGCCACCCCCGCGGGAAGGCCCGCGGAAACGGTGGAGAGGAGCCGCGGCCCGGGAAGCTGTCGCCACCGTGTGCAGTGGCGGCGCCAAGGAACCTGAGCCGGGGCTGGGGCGCCCTCCTCCGAGACCGGCCGCGCCCACAGGTGCTGTCTTAACCGACGGGGACGTGGCCTTTCCGTCTCCTTCTGGGACTGGGTGAGGGGGGTCAGGTTCCTGACACCCCTCAGGGTCGGACTTTATTTTTCACGGGGGGCTGTGCTGCCCTTTCGAGGTTTTTCGATAGTTGGTGTCCTCGTTCCCAGCGCGGCATTCCAGGCACCCTTTCCCCTCGGGTGACATGCTTATGCAAGCGGTCATCGTTGCGTCATGGGCAGGCGCGGGGCGCTTCCTGCTGCCTTGCGTGggtgtggggcctgggaggggggctgCCTGAGGCACAGCCCCCGCGCTTCTCCCCGCACCCCTGTGCCTTCGGGTCACGGGGAACGGATCTCATTTcaggttaaatttttttctcgTTTGGTGCGTCCGAGGTGGGGATGTGCGCACAGTCTCCAGCGTGACCCTCCCTCAGGCACAGACAATCAACCCAGAAGATCTTGGTCTGAATCacagaagtgggggagggggtgctcccAGCTCTGTAAGGCTGAGCTGGGCCCGTTTGGGGAGGGGAGATTCTAGCCAGTGCGTTTGAGGGCCTCTTTACTCTGGTGGGTTCTGTTTAACTCTGTCTGGCCTTTTGCTAGAGAGACCAGATACGAAAATAAAGACCATTTAACTAAAAAGTCGACTGTCTGGTTTTCttccctggtgggggaggggcgggattaagggccaggagctgggggcgGCTTACTGGGGCCGCAGAAACCGGCCCGACCGGCTCCCACgtgggcgggaggggctgggccccccTTTTCTCAGCCAGTACACTTCCGTCCTGGGCACCCTGGCGCTCTTACTCCTTAGAAGTTCCCCTACAGCCCCGGCTCAGTTGGGGTAGAGCGTCATCACTATACGCCTAAGTTTTGGGGTCCATCCCAGGTCAGGACTCGGCCAAGAGGCAACCAGTGGAGGGGTGTCCCAGCAGGGCCGTCTCTCCCTCTGTAAAATCGGtgagtgaaattaaaaaataagtttcccCTGCAAGTCTGGGAGAGCGAGGGCTTTCACGGTTCCTCCGTTCGGGAGGGTACTGCTGGGGACCGTGCCCCACGCGCAGTTGGGGAGCCACGCAGGTTCCCCGCACCCGGCTGCACCTGACCCACAGATTCCGTTCTGGCGGGGgacccttgggggtgggggggcaggaagcTGAGCAGGTAAACGTGGGATCCCTCTTGATACCATGTGCCAGTCCCCGGCTGTGGGGTTTGTTTGGCTCGGACAGGAGGTATgcacccagcctcagtttcctcctctgtggagTCGGCCTTGAAACGGCTCCCGGGAGGAGGCTGCAGGTTTAGAAGCGCTCCTGGGAGCCTTTGTTATTTGGCTTGGCTCCACCCCAGGGGAGAAAGTCCTCATAATTCACCCGGCACTGGCCCCGAGAGGGGCCGCTGGGAGGACAAAGGAGCCGCAGGTGTGGGGAGAGGCGCGGGAAAGCACCCGCCCCACCTCCGAAAGGCTAGGTCCCCGGATCTGACCccgaggtgggagggtgggagggtgggaggaggaggatgcacGGAGGAGCCCTCACCACACCAGCCTCTTCCCcacgcccctccctgcctcccacccccgcccagctATCCTCCACGGCCCTCTGATTCCTCCATGGGGAAGGTGGGAGACCGCGCCACCCAGAACTCCCCAGtgggacgtgggggggggggggctggagccCCGCTCCTCCAATGGCAGCTCAATGTGTCCGCGTAGGCGCAACTCCCCTGAGACCTGGCCGGGCCCCAGGAAGTCCCCGGCTGCGGGAGGGGGCCCCACTGCGCATCCTGTCGCAGGAACCGCCGGCCCTTCCTTCCGCGGGAAGCGGTGGGGCGACTCCCGCCCCGGCCGCGGGCATTTCCGAGCCGGCcccggggaggggctggaggggacaCGGTGGGAGACAGGCCggcacctcacacacacacacacacacacacacacacacacacacacacacgtcacccGTCAGAATAAGCAACATGGAGAACTTGTCACAATAACCGACATCTATGGGGCCTGGAGCTGTTAGTCCGTGACCTGGCACTAGGTTATGGGGACAGGCCCTCTGGGGATAGTTGATTGGACAATGGCTGCGAAACCGACAAATGCCGGTACCCTGAGACCCTCTGATTCCCCAAGGAAAGTTCCCAGAAGGGTGTTCACCACAGTGCTGGCTGAAATGGGCACAGATTTGAAACAACCTACGTCCCCACCCCAAAGGTAAAAGGCCTGAGCCTGACAGATCCACCCGCTCAGGCAACCGTGCTGCTGGTGGCAACGGCCAGCTGCAGAAGTTGTGGGGTGAGGAGCACAGATTTCTGCGCCCAGCCAGCCAGTTCTACTTGCTTCCTGTGCAACCTTGAgtaagttacttcacctctctgggcctcagtttccctggctgTAAATTTTGGAATAGTCCCTACCTCTTAGATTCATTGTAAAGACTAATCAAGATAGTACACAGGAAGTGCTTAGTAAAATGCCTGGCacagtgttattttttttattgttaagagGCCAGGATGACAACAGTACAGATATATATGTATGGAAAAGTGTGTGTAGATGCTGTGTTAAACCCAGAGAATTTGAAAAATAGTTCCCTCCTCCTCCAGTAGCTCAATATGAACAAGAATCTGCGTCCCCTTCCAGCTCCAGGGTTTAGCCATACCTAGTGATTTGGCagggttgattttttaaaaaatatatattttattgattttttacagagaggaagggagagggatagagagctagaaacatcaatgagagagaaacatcaatcagctgcctcctgcacactccctactgggtacgtgcctgcaaccaaggtacatgcccttgaccaggaatcaaacctgggaccctggagtccacaggccgacgctctatccactgagccaaaccggttagggcaaggttgatttttttttttttaatatattttattgattttttacagagaggaagagagagggatagagagttagaaacatcgatgagagagaaacatcaatcagctgcctcttgcacaccccctactggggatgtgcccgcaaccaaggtacatgcccttgaccaggaatcaaacccgggaccctggagtccgcaggccgacgctctatccactgagccaaaccggttagggcaaggttgattttttttttctcctgcagGCTCCATGCTCATGGTTTCTTAGTATGTTACCAGTGATTCCTGCATCAGGCCTTGGACCTCTCTGTCTACACTCACTCCTGGCAGCCTCATTCAGTTTTAGAGCTCTAAATGCCACCTCTATCTGTACTACTAAATTTAGCTATCCATCCCAGTCTCGTTGTGGGGGTCTAAGGTATTCCCAATAGAACAGGAGCCAAAGAGAATTCTTGCTGTTTCCTACCAGTCTTCCAATTCAGGACTCCTCCAAGCCTTTCCCCATCTTCCTGGCTTCCTCCTTGCCCTTGACCCCCACAATCTATTTTACACAGCAGCTGCACCGATTCTATAAAACACAAACTGGATCTTTTCACTCTCCCAGCTTTCCCCTGCTTCTAGCACACTAGCCTCCTTTCTGCTTGCAGAACAGGCCAAGCATGTTctagccccagggcctttgcacttgctgttccttctgcctgcaaTGCCTTTCTCCCAGATACCCACACGTCCATCTTCATTTTCTTCAGGTTTTTgctgaaatgtcacctcctccttAGCGAGGCCTTCTTTGGCTACCTGACTAAAATAGCACCCCACTCTACTCAGACTTCCTTAGAGCACTGCTCACCATTTGAGaagatatatttatgttttacttaGCATCTGCACCTCCATTCAAATGTTTCATGAATAAATGCCCAGCCCAGGCCAAAATGAGTGCATGAGGTTGTCTGGGGTAAGCAGATGCTAAGTgcttaatatttattatctcatttaatctatgGCTTCCGATGGCTCTTAGAATTTCCCAAACTTCAGACAGTTGACAGGATTTTTATCAGATCTGTGTAACAACTGTACAAGTattatttatctaatttttaaacttaatggTGAATTAATCACTCACCATACTTAGAAGGTAACAGACAGTTGATAAAAGTTACAATGAAAACGAAATACTGTCATAAGATCCTGCTGAAACAGTAGCTAGTGTGAGGTTCCAGACAGCTTTCTTAGTTACAAAGGAAGATTAGCAAAGTTAAAGACACCTTGTTGCCAAAGGAGGAAGACTATCCTGCAGTCAGAGAACTAGCTGGGACTGAAAACTGAAAAGGAGGAGCTGAGAGATGTATTGTTATTTAAATGACAATGAATCAGTTTGTCCACTGACCAGAGTGAGGAAAATCCTGCTCTGGAAGAGGGACGACAGCCCGATCACTGTCCTGCTGGACCTGGGCCCAGCGCATCTCTGGCCTAATCTGGCATCGGCCTCCAGCTGTACTGACCTGCTTTTTGTTCCTCACACTTCCTGTCTTCCCAGCCACTGGGCCTTTGTATATGCTCTCTCCGGGAGTGCTTTTTCCTTCCCTGTTCACCTAAGGAAGTGTTTGCTGTGTGCCCCCATTTTGATCCAAGATCCCTATATTTGACACTTCGATCGAGAGTTACTTTTTTGTTGTAGTATTTATCACAACTAGTTTTACATTTGTTTCCGGGTTTGTCTCCTCTTCTAGCTTGTGGACTCCAAGAGGGTAGAGACAAATCTAGCAGATGCTTACTACTTAGTTTTTGTGAATGAATGAGGCCTTTGAAACTTTCCTTTGAGGTTGGTCCTGGTCCTTCTAacgtccatttttttaaaaatatattttttaattgatttcagagaggcagggagtgggaaagagagataaaaacatcaatgatgagagagaatcatggattggctgcctcctgcacatcccctactggggaccgagcccgaaacctgggcatatgcccttgaccggaatcgaacccggaacccttcagtctggaggccaacgctctatccactgagcaaaaccggctagggccgtccATTTTTTTATAGATCTGAAAACTGAGGACCAGAGACGGAGGCCCTGAAGGAGAGCAAATAGGAGACAGCTCTAGTTGTGTCCCCCATCCTGAGATCCAACTCCCCGCTTCGCTGGGccggagtgggggaggggagagacagcgTCCCAGTTCAGCCTTGGGAAAGGGCCGGGCCACCGGTCGGACCACCCCAGAAACAGCACCCAGACCGGTTTGCCCGGTTCCGGGAGCCTGGGCGAGGTGCCCGCGGGAGGGGGGAAGACCGGCCTGGGGCTAGCTGTCAGCCCAGCGGGGCGGGAACCTGATCTCCACCAGGAAATTTAAGTCTCAGGCTGGGAGCTCGAGGTGGGTGAGTCACTGGCCCGGATGGGGGATGGAGCGACCTCGGTGTCCattacaggagggcggggcatgCAAATTCACCCCGCCCCGCGCTCTACgccccctccggccccgcccccggccccgcccccaccccactctgcaCTTCGCGGAGCAATTTGCAAGAATTCCCAGTgcagtgggtgggcccggccacgctCCTCACCCCCAAACCGGTCCCTTCCGGATTCTGCCCAGACCTTCAGACGCTGGCAGCGCCCCTACCGTTACAAATACGAGGGCGGAACTCAGGGGCCACGCGGGGAGCCGGAGACCATGCGGGGAGccccggggctggggtgggggggcgctgaGAATCAGGATAAAGGCGAAAAAAGCGGAAGGAAAATGGGGGTTCCTGGAGTTTGAGACTCATGCTACTTGCCCTAGCCATGGAGGATGCTGAAACCCCCCACATGTGTCCAGGGGAGCCCAGGACCCCACATCGGAGTCCAGGGGAACCCAGACCGCCCCCTCCTGTGTCCAGGGTTGCTCTTAGGAGGGCACTTTATATCTGTTTGCTGAGGTTCAGCCTCAGGGGTTATTCCACCCACTCTGTGTTCAAATGAGTTCAGGTCTCCCCAAATGTGTGTTCAGGAAAGCTGAGGCCAGGGGCTAGGGCCTGAGGCCTCCCCAGCCTCAGCTCCCCGCCTGATCTGCTGACCGTTTTGGATGGAGCCCCTCTCCGCAGAAATCTCGCTGCCTTCCAGCCTCCCGGCCCTTCCTCCCCAGATTAAACCGCCCCACACCAGCACATGGTTAACGGTCAGTTAAGAAATCATCTCAGCGTTCACcgtttccccctccctccctcccgcccctagACAGCTCTTGGGCCCCCTAGGTTCCTGCCTTCCCGGCCTGCCACCCGACTGGCCCCAATTAATTTCCTCCTCGGCCTCTCCACCCACATCTGGTTGCCAGCTGCTCGGCTTCGCCCTGCCCGCCCCGCGGGGTCTCCCAGGGAATTGCTAACAGCTCTCCTCCTTCCTGTGCCCCCCAAATATAGGCCGCCCCGCCAGAACACACAGCCCCT from Eptesicus fuscus isolate TK198812 chromosome 6, DD_ASM_mEF_20220401, whole genome shotgun sequence encodes the following:
- the IER2 gene encoding immediate early response gene 2 protein, whose protein sequence is MEVQKEAQRIMTLSVWKMYHSRMQRGGLRLHRSLQLSLVMRSARELYLSAKVEAHEQPEVPSPVARSPDPRLHPPREAPTAPEAASTDGEQPCPEPMDTQEAPKAEETPARCAPRPAKVSRKRRSSSLSDGGDAGLVPSKKARLEKEDAEEGESAEVPDRLQAPPAQAEGAFPNLARVLQRRFSGLLNCSPSAPPTAPPPPACEAKPACRSADSMLNVLVRAVVAF